A region of Pan troglodytes isolate AG18354 chromosome 23, NHGRI_mPanTro3-v2.0_pri, whole genome shotgun sequence DNA encodes the following proteins:
- the TXN2 gene encoding thioredoxin, mitochondrial: MAQRLLLRRFLASVISRKPSQGQWPPLTSRALQTPQCSPGGLTVTPNPARTIYTTRISLTTFNIQDGPDFQDRVVNSETPVVVDFHAQWCGPCKILGPRLEKMVAKQHGKVVMAKVDIDDHTDLAIEYEVSAVPTVLAMKNGDVVDKFVGIKDEDQLEAFLKKLIG, from the exons ATGGCTCAGCGACTTCTTCTGAGGAGGTTCCTGGCCTCTGTCatctccaggaagccctctcaGGGTCAGTGGCCACCCCTCACTTCCAGAGCCCTGCAGACCCCACAATGCAGTCCTGGTGGCCTGACTGTAACACCCAACCCAGCCCGGACAATATACACCACGAGGATCTCCTTGACAACCTTTAATATCCAGGATGGACCTGACTTTCAAGACCGAGTGGTCAACAGTGAGACACCAGTGGTTGTGGATTTCCACGCACA GTGGTGTGGACCCTGCAAGATCCTGGGGCCGAGGTTAGAGAAGATGGTGGCCAAGCAGCACGGGAAGGTGGTGATGGCCAAGGTGGATATTGATGACCACACAGACCTCGCCATTGAGTATGAG GTGTCAGCGGTGCCCACTGTGCTGGCCATGAAGAATGGGGACGTGGTGGACAAGTTTGTGGGCATCAAGGATGAGGATCAGTTGGAGGCCTTCCTGAAGAAGCTGATTGGCTGA